From the genome of Bos indicus x Bos taurus breed Angus x Brahman F1 hybrid chromosome 19, Bos_hybrid_MaternalHap_v2.0, whole genome shotgun sequence:
tTTAGAATGTGTTTGCCTTTGTCACTGTCAACAGACTCTTTTAGATAACTCAGAAGTCAACTTCAACCCAGGCCAGACTGTCACTAATTCTGAATTACCCAAATAGGAATTGATGAACAGCGACTGTATCTAATGCTTTGAGACAGAAGGACCACCTCGGGTCTAATCCAGACCACCACTTGGGTTCAGTTTTGAGGATGCTCCAATGACACATCTCATCACCATGAGCAGTACTTCATGGACGGAGCACTGCACTGGGAACGAGGGCACCCGGGCTCCCATCTGGTCGTtctgcccctcctcctgccccggGAGAAGCAGCTTCCGGATCTCTGTGAGGACCAGGGAGCGCCCTGGCAGACAAAGCCCAGGCTGTGTGCGGTGGAAGAGATTTTCTGCCACGGAGGCTTGTGCTGGCTCTTGTCGAGGGCCAAGAGGGAAGTGATGAGCTCATTCTGGATGCGAAGGCCgtgagaagacagagagagacacacacactcactcacacacacacacacacacacacacacacacacacactcccatacacacatatatttccggaggctatttcagttttcttttccgtTTTGTGCAATTTCACTGATGATATCAGCAGCAGTGTGTGGCTGCTATTTGGAAACTCCCCGAGCGGGGGCGCCCCGTCCGCCAGCCTGCCTCCCTATAAAGGGCCGCCTGGCACCCTGTAAAGGGCCAGCCGGAGCTGCAGAGGATCAGCACGCGGATCGACCCAGCCTCTGCCCACAGCTACCATGAAGGTCTCTGCCACTGCCTTCGCTGTCCTCCTGATGGCGGCCGCCCTCTGCGCTCCTGCTTCTGCCTCCCCATGTAAGTTCAAGTCCACAGTCCCCAGGGCCAGCCCTTAAAGGACTCGCCCGGATCtcaccttcttttctttcctttttatatattttaaaaaaatatttatttttatttatttattttggctgtgctgggtcttcattgctgcatgggctcttctccagttgcagtaagcatggggctactctctagttgcagagctttgcattccagtggcttctcttgttgcggagcgcaggctctagggtgcctgggctcagtacttgcggctcctgggctctaaagcacaaactcagtagttgtggtgcccgggtttagttgccccatgggtatgtgggatcttccaagaccaggggttgaatatgtgtctcttgcattagcagggaGATTCGTTACCactaaggcaccagggaagccctcgccCTCTTTTCAACTGCAGCGTTTATACCATCTGACTCCTATGATTTATATTCTTCCACATTGCTTTACTCAGATGTCCAGTTGTCCAGGATAGATCTCTAAGCCACTGCATGGCAGGGACCCCTCTGATCAATTTGTCTGTGTCCTCAAGGTATACACCCCAAGCCCTGCAGGTGCTCACCGAATGTGGACTGGGGCTACTAACAGGCAAAGGCTGCTCGAGCTGACCTGCAAACACCACTAACTCATGTCTGTCATCACCAGCAGGGTTTCTAAGAAGGTTCTAAGTACTTGACTAAAATCCTCCTGGGACAGTCATACTTTCCCCATTTCATAGATTTAGAGAACAGATAACAAAATCTAATTAAATGTCCACTATGGATCAAGTATTGTGCTGATTGCCTTGCATATCTCATCTTACTCAATATTCTCATCTAATCTTTGAGTAGCTCTCTTTGAcagtccagagaggttaagtaacctgtTCAGGGTCACGCAGCTAGGAAGTAAGAAAAGTAGTGTTCAAACCCAGTTCTTCTTGGCTCTGAAACACTACTACTCTGTTCAGAAATGGCAACTGACCCTTTCCGGGGGCATCCTGAAATCACTGACCAACAAAAAGTCCTCCTTCTCTCAGTAGCTTCAGTCAGAGGCTCCCACAATGCAGTATGCATCTTCAGGCCCCTCTTTGGTGTCCTGGCTGAGTCATGAAGtctgagttttaaaaaacctCCCCACAACCCAACCTAGGTCTCAAAGAAACCAAGTTCCGAATCCACCGAGGATCCTAGGACGGCAAGAATAAGGGCGGAGGAACTAAGACCAGCCCAGAGGAGACCCAGCCTGCCCTGAGAGCCCAAGGCATGGGGTTGTGGTGTAGAAAGGAGGCGGCCAGCTGGCCTCAAGGGTTAGGTGAGAGAATCCCCACTCTGGCACTGTGTGTCCACGGCTAAGtgtctttacctctctgagcctcagtttcagccAAAGGAGGAAAATAGTCTGCTGGAGATAAATCCTATAAAGCGCCCAGCGCAGTACCCACTGTGCACTGGCGATGGATCCAGGagtctccttctttccttctcccagatGCCTCGGACACCACGCCCTGCTGCTTTGCCTATATCTCCCGCCCGCTGCCCCGCACCCACGTCCAGGAGTATTTCTACACCAGCAGCAAGTGCTCCATGGCAGCAGTTGTGTGAGTCGCAGCCCCGTGGAACCCTCGGGGTGGGGGGGTTGGAGGGAAAACTCCCACCCAGAATCAGTCTCCCCTGGCAGGAGCCCTCAGAGAGGGCATTCCCACCCACCCTCCAGCTGTTCAAATAGCTGTGTTCTGCCCTCTCTGGATTCAGATTCCCCAGCTATTGTGGAACAAGCTAGACAACGTGTTCCTGGAGGAGCCCCCCGATTCTGATAGGCTATGTTAGCTCTCTGATCTTTATGGATGTGACTGTTACTTGAACCTGGTCTGCAACATGCCTGGTTGGAGAAGATTGACTCATACATCCCTTTCCAGAAAAGGACCCCAGAGTCCCCcacatcctgcccccaatcaaaGTCACCCACAACCTCAGAGGAACTAGACAGGGGAGGTCAGAGGTCAAGGCCCTAGTtgcagcatgttaaaaagaaaaaaaagttattgattgatgaggaaaaaataatgaaatgagatTCTCCTTTAAACGCGCAAGCTATGACATTTGGAAAAATTATAATTCTTGCTACCTAGGAAGTTCCTGCTGTGTGTCAAATGTCTTACATGCATTAGCTCTGCATTTATCATAGCATCCCTGACGGGTATGAAGAATTCTCTCCACGTTTCAGAGAgtgaaactgagacccagagaggttcggtgacttgctcaaggttgcGCAGTAAGTGAGAGAGGGAGCCTGTCTCTAGAGCCTCGTCTTTCTACACTAGTAAGATCATTAGCAGTAATTGCTTATGGAGTTTAAGACGACAGAGACTTAAAGAATGAAAACGGGGCAGTCGTGAAGTTTTCTGTATAATgaggactttgttgttgttgtttggggtttttttttttaatatttactcatttgttgggccgcactgggtcttagctgctgaCCTGCAGAATccttttagttgcaacatgccaactcttagttgtggcacgtgggatctagttccctaactaaGGATGGAGCTGgggctcctgcactgggagcgtggagtcttacccactggaccacccacGATGAAgttttttaatccaaaaattCCTGCGGCACTGGCAGAGTTGTAGGATTCAGAGTTGTAGGTATTAAGAGTTGGCCTTTGGTCCTGATGAATTCTTCAAATTATTGCTATACTATATATTTGCTGTTTAGTACtactaattttatttctgaaagcaaGTATTTTTCGGAcggaaaagcaaaacagaaaaaccttctttgagcacctactatggaCAGGCAGAGAGGAGTAAACCACCACCCCTGCCCTTCCGGGACTCAGTTAGATGCTGCAATGACCAGGACATCCTACATGAGAACACAAGAGGAGAGAAGGAACACGCAGCGCCTCGGGGCGCAGCTAAGAGAGGGGATGTAGGGCAAGTCTGCGCTGCTTGACTTGGGATCGGACTGAGGGACGGGTGTATCGGGCAGCAGGGATGTTGCCAGAACTCTCTTTAGGTTTTTGTAGGGTCTCCGTGTAGAAAAGCACTGAGGGCCTCGAGGGTCAGCACAAAGAATCAAAAGTGTGAAGTGAGCTAGAACAGGGAAAGTCTAGACAAGAGGGGTCCAGTGGAGAGGCCGTCCACATGAGTGGTACTGAGGTTGAAGAGGACTtgaagggaaggagagacaggGGTGGGGAAACTTCCCAGGCAGAATCAGCAAGCCTGGGAGCTGATGTGAGGTCGGGAGCAAGGAAGAGAGAGGCCTTGAGGGTGACGCTGAGGTTTCAGCCCGCACCTGGAGAAGGGTGAAGCGTGGAGCCCCCTCAAGTCCCAAGGAAGAGctgttttaaaaggaaggaatgggacttccctggtggtccagtggtgaagactctgtgcttccaatgcagggggcctgggctccaTCCTTGAgaggggaactgagatcccagcaaggtgggatgaattagattaggtttgacataaatatccatgtgtaaaatagagagctaggGGGAGCTGCTGTgtagcccagggagctcagctcggtgctctgtgaggacctagagggtgggatggtggggCGGGGagaagtccaagagggaggggatatatgtatacatatgattcacttgtaaagcaattatactccaattaaaaaagaaaaaggaaaaggacgAAGATGCCAGCACCATGAGCCTGTGGAAGTGCCAGCAGGGAGTGTGAGCTGAAGGGTTAGGAGCCGAGGAAACAGGGCTGGAGCTGGAGGTGTGACATTTTTTTAAGGGAGGAGGGGGTCTTCTGATGTCAGAGTGGCATTTCAACCATCTCGGCTGCTCCAGCCAGTCTGTCTTCCCTGGAACCCCAGCTCTTCCACTTAGTAGCTGTGTGAGCTCGGGCtcgtcacttcacctctctgagcctcaatttctttgtctgcaaagtggaAGAGAATAGAGGTATTTCCCTCCCTGGGTCAAAGTGagagtaataaaaagaaaaatgaaattagactATCTCTTGGCACACAGGTAGGTGCCTGGTAGGTGTTAACTAATCATCTTTCTCCCCACAAATGTATCCTTAGATACATAGAAGTGAAACTTGATGAGCGAATGCAATTCATCCAATCACTAACTCTTTCGATAAACATTCATTAGGCACCCACGGTGTGCCACACCCAGGGCCAGAGACTTGAGGGAGCACATGGGAGGAAAGAGCAGCAATGCCGAGCACACTTGCTCCCCAGGAGGAGCAGGTGAAGGTGGAGGGTAGTCAGGCCAAGACAGGGTCCCCACGGAGGCTGGGGGCGCAGGGAGAGATGGCCTGGCAAGGGAGGCTGCCATCCAGTCTCACATTCAtcagggaggagcaggaggctgGGGCACCCTCCAGATGGTGGTTTCCTGGCCTTTAATTTCCTGGCCATAAGCCTTCGGGGCCGAGGAGAGAGGACAGTGAGCCGGCAGGATTTCCTGTATGACACCTGGCTGGCCCAGAGCAGGGTCTGCATCAGAAGCTCCCTCACCACCCCAAACAAGAAGACAACTCAGAACAGCCCTCTGCTCGATTTCTCTTCTCTGCACGCCGAGaaagggggagaaagagaagtGATGGGGCGTTCAGAGCGCAGCTCAGAGAAGGCGAAGCAGCTCCCCTGAGAGCACATGCTCTCCATGACAGAGCAGGAAAAGGGGCCAAGAGATCTTCATCCTCATCAGACAACCCAAGCCTTCACTTTGtctgaaaaaaatcccagaaagacGCAGGAAAGCATCCTGCAGGAGAAGGCAAAGTAAGAGAGGTGCAGGGAGGCAGGGCGAGGTGGAGAGGAACCTGTGAATGAACTGGCGGCCCTGCCGGCCCCTTCCTGGCgcctcagtggaaaagaacccgcctgccaagcagcagatgcaggttcaatccctgggtctggaagatcccctggaggagggcatggcaacccactccagtattcttgcctggagaatcccgtggacagaggagcctggtgggctacagtccgtggggtcgcaaaagagtcagacacaacttagctactaaacagtAATAACTCAAGAAGCACTGCTGGCCAGACCCGGGGCATCCCCCAGAGAGAACCAGGCTCCCAGCAAACTGGCAGGGCAGGCAGCTCGACGGAGCCCATGGTCCCCAGGCTGCGAGCCCTCCAACTGATACCATAAACACCTGTAGACTGGTCTCCACATCCTGGCCGGTTAATTGCTTTGACAAGTGTTCATATCTCAGGGCCCTCAACCTCTCCAAGCCACCACATCTACTACCAGAACCCCTGGTCTCATGTTGCTCTGATCCACCCTAAAACAGAGGCCCCACAGCACCCCAATAACAACACATATGTAGTATTTTCCAAAACTCATTCACTCACTTATCTCATCTGAGCTTCACAGCAATTGTGCAAAGTAGGGATTATTTCTCTCCATATTTTAGAGGTAAATGTAGACTCAGAGCCCCTAAGAGATTTGCCCAAGGTGATCTAACCAGTGAGTGGTGAACTCAAGACTCACTTGAGTCCTTCTTCCGTTCACCCACAGACGGGTTCCTTTGTGGAGTGGCTACGTGTGGCGGGCACTGTGTTACCTAAAACCACACTGGCGTGTTTGTTTTGCCACCTCGTCTCCCACTTAGTCAGCCGTGACTCAGTTCTGGAGGGTGcctctttttctctgcatcttcagCAGCCAGCACAGGTTCTGAAACAGGAAGTGCTGAGAAAGGCTAGTGGTTGACCCGCTCAACCCTGGGCTCCTTGAGCCCCGTATTCCCTGAGCTCTCCGGGGTACATGTGTTTGTACAGAGGCGTGGGGGTTACAGTGCACACATAGCTGCTTCTGGCTTGTAGCCCTTTGacccaaaagaagagaaagcatCCTTTCCTTGAAAGCCACAAACACAATCGTGGAGCTCCGAAAATAACCCACCCGGTATCATTTCCTCCTGGCCTCAGTCCCCCTCATCCCCAAACCTGGCTGTCTCCACACTGACCAAGTCCCCCCCCTCTTCTCTCCCGCAGCTTTATCACCAGGAAGAACCGCCAGGTGTGCGCCAACCCAGAGAAGAAGTGGGTGCGAGAGTACATCAACGCTTTGGAGTTGAGCTAGGGTGGAGGACGCCTTGAACCTGAACTTGCGCCAACTTTGCTTCTCGCTCTTGTCCTAAGCAGCTTGGGAGGCTCCCCCGCAatgccctcctcccaccctctcctgggaAGGCACAGATTCCACCCCgcgcagcagcagctgctgtgaAAGACCCTCAGTGCTCCTGGGGCTCTGCCCTTGTGCACAGGAGGTCTCTAAGCTCCGAGCTCCTGAGCCCCTGCCCACCCACCGCTCTGCAGTCAGAAAGGATGCCGGCGTCTctggaggggaaggagggcaggagaCTGGGCTCCTCTGGTCATGGCCCGTGACCAGAGCCCCCATCTCGGTCCCTCACTGGGGAGGGCTGGACTGGCAAATGAGAAGAAATCAGCTGTtcattaaaattctccaagcgattGCAAAGCTGACTCTTGGTTTGCTTTCCTCTCCAGAACCACCCCCTCCCTCGTGAGCCAAGCCTTGGATCCAGGGCTTGACCCGCTGGGTGTCCAGCCTGGATCTGGGGGCTGTGAGCAGAGCCGGGGGGGCAGGCTCTGTGAGAAGGCACGTGGGCAGGACAGGGCAGATAAAGTGACCAGTGGCTTTTCTACTCTGAGTGAAGACCACAGTCACTATCTCCCAGCCCCGGAGCCCCAAGAATTTCTGTCCCTCCCTGCCTCACCCGTCCCTGCTTCCCCAGACCATGGTTGGCCCTTCCGCCTACTCTGCTGGCTTCCACCCAAGCCCACCCGACCCCTTACCTGCAGTGGGTTTCTTTAAGCCCCTGGAATGGACTTTTATCCCATCCCTCCCAAATACCTCGGTTCTTTCACATAAAGAGAAGGGgggattttgtggttttctgcAAGGGTACCAGCGCTTTGCAGGTGGGAGGATTCCAACTTTCCCATTGATGTGTTCCTTCCCGTGAACCTGTCTTAGCAAAATATATCTTCATAATTAGAGCAGGCGTTAACTGAGTGCTCACTCTCCACCAGGCACTGCCAGCCCCTTACATCCACCATCCTTCCTCCTCATAACCCTTTGGGACAGGTAGTATTACTAACCCTGTTTATAGTAGGGGAAAACCCTTGGCAGGAGAtggaaataacttgcccaaggccccaaagcaaaaaaaaaaaaaaagaggggggtgGATAGGAGGAGGTACAATGAACATTTAGACCCACCAGGTCCAAGGTCCAGTGCCCAAGCtgatgttttttttctcttccatcttcaatCTGCAAAATTTCAAACCTACTGAAATTTGCAAGAATATACTTTCCATCTAGATTCAAATATTACTGTATCTATGTGCTTTATCTttgcatatatgtgcatgtgtgacAAACATGTGTCATATGGATGGTTggcatacacatttttttctgaaataaatgttGCAGATATCATTTCCCCCTTAACAGTTTGTGTACATCTCCTAGTAACAAGACATTCTACAGAACCACAGAATGAGTAGCATTTAACACTGGTATTAATTTCTCACCTACCATCCATGATCAAACCCTCACAACTGTTCAGTAATGCTCTTTAtagtcattattttgttttaatccaGGATCCAATTACTATTACATATTGAATTTAGCTAACATGTCCTTTAACAGACTTTGTCTTTAAG
Proteins encoded in this window:
- the CCL5 gene encoding C-C motif chemokine 5 is translated as MKVSATAFAVLLMAAALCAPASASPYASDTTPCCFAYISRPLPRTHVQEYFYTSSKCSMAAVVFITRKNRQVCANPEKKWVREYINALELS